The genomic region CTGTACATCCACAACATCGGAACTACCCGAGAGGGTATGAACATAACCAGCGGGAGTGCAGTCTCCACAGGTGTTGTGTCTTCGGACTGTCCAGTCCTCATTTCTTGAAACCACGCGACAACATGTTAATCGCAGCGTTCACATCTCTGTCCGCTTCGAAGCCACACAGGACAAGTGTGGTCACGTACACACAGCGACTTGTCTGTTTTGACGCCACATGACGCACATTCCTTTCGTGTCTTCCGGGTCAACCTCCACGAAGTGCGTGCCTTCACGCTTGCACTTGTGTTCAAACAGTGTGGTGAATGTGTCCCACGCTGCCGAAACTGTGTTCTGACTATTCCCAGCAGACTCCAGCATCGATTTCACATCCAAATCCTCGATAGCCACCAAGTCGTACTCGGTAGCGTAGTAATTGGAGAGTTTGTGCAGGAAGTCGTGGCGCTTCCGCTTGACTCGCTGGTGGCACTCAGCCACCCTCAACCGTTGTTTCTCCCAGTTGTTCGACCCCTGTTCCTGTTGTTTCCGTGAGAGCGACCTCTGTTCGCGCTTGAGTCGCTCTTGTTCGCCTCTCAGGTCAACTGAGCCAACCGCACGCCCACCCATGTCGTGAGCGTACTTGAGGATGCCAAGGTCAATGCCGATACAGCGGTTGGGGTTGTCTGGTTTCTTCGGTTCTTTTTTGCCTTCGACAGCGAAGGAGGCGCACCACTCATCAGTCCGTTCTTTCTTGATATAGACCTCTTTGACAGTGACATCCTCGGGAAAATCATGGTGAACAGTAATAGGAATATCAGCAATTTTCGAGAGTGAGAGGACGGTCTGACCGTTCTTCTTGTCGAACTCGAAGCCAGACTGTACATACGTGAAAATCTGAAACTCGCTTGGTGATTTCCAATTGAGACTCCCGACGTTGTACCCGTTCTGTTTGAGTCCTGAGAAAGCTTTGATACTCTTTTCAATGCGCATCACAGTGGTTACGACACCGTAGAGTACAGGTCGTTGAGGTCGGTCCACCAGTCCTTGAGGTCAGTGAGTTGGTCGCGGACTTGGCGCACTCGTTGGTTGAGCGTTCCCACTGATTTGGCGATTTTGTTGAACTTGGTAAGCGCGTTGTTGTATAATTTCCGACAGGTATCACGGTGATAGTCCAGTGTCTCTCGCTGGGCTTCGGTCGGGTGCAGTCGATACCTGTAGGCGTAATGCATGGATTACTCGTTGGGTTCTGATGTTCGGACGTTTTGGACATTTTTCACGTCTGCGTCTCGCCAGTTTTTCGGAACGAGGACGTGTGCGCCGTTGCCGGTGGCTTTTATTTCGCCTTTGATGACTTCGTGATCTTCAATTTCATGTCTATCCATTACTAATCATATTTATATTATGATATGTTAATAGAGATGAATCGATATCGGCTTACAATCGATACCGGAGAATGCTTCAGCAGTTGGCGGAAATAATTT from Haloquadratum walsbyi C23 harbors:
- a CDS encoding DUF2080 family transposase-associated protein, coding for MDRHEIEDHEVIKGEIKATGNGAHVLVPKNWRDADVKNVQNVRTSEPNE